The Vicugna pacos chromosome 5, VicPac4, whole genome shotgun sequence genome includes the window ACTATCCACTGTTATGTTTTAATGAATCTTATGGTAAGTACCACATAGCCACTATTTCAAAACATGTTGTCCATAACTGGAAGTCGGTAGCAGTGCATTATTTCAGGACTCAGATTTGTTTGTAAAAAGTTTTAGCCATACAATTCCTTAAAAACAAATGTAAACTTTATGTAGCTCTTTTACAGTTTGAGTAACTGGGATAATAtagatgaaatgaaaagaaaacaagtaCATCTGGATCTCACTTCCTAGAGATGTTGTCTATGTGCCAGCTTCAAAGTAAGAAACCTGTTGAATGAGAGTTTATAGTTGTATGGCTTTAAtttagtattttataaaattatacatataattgtttccttatatttgtgaatttatttttatattaatcactTGGTTTTGTAAGCATATAAGGAAAGTGAATGAAATGTTCAAAGAAGGAACTATATACCATGAGGATTGAAAACAGTACTTTTCTGTTGCCAAAATTGGCATGATGGACTTGTGAAGGAATTCCCTTTGGACTAGATCCACTGTAGATGGTGTCCAGGGTTAATGCCAGTGGCTAAATTGCATTGTTCCCTACGGGGTTATACGCTTCCTTCAAACCTGGCACACCACTATTAACTGTGACCCTCATTAAGGACattagtgatattttaaaattactagttttttgtgtatattttagtgTTATAGACTGCAGTTCCCAATTAGAGTTGCTTTAGGatatcagtttacagtgttaatCTATAATTTATTACTTGAGTACACCAGGGGAGGCAGTGTTGTGAATTGTACACTGGTAAGCTACTTAATGAAACCATGCTTTGTATTTTTAACgtgtataattatatttaaactcAAGCAAGACTTAGGCTTGTCTGACTCCCTTTGAATATATGGATTTGTTATCTGAGGGTTGCAGCTGATGGCGTTTTGATACCATATTAATATGTTTGCTGCTGCTACCAAGAGCTTTGTCAAGCAAGTTGGAGATGGAGGAAGATTAGTTCCTGTTCCAAGCCTCAGTGAGGCTGATAGATACCAGCCTCTGAGTCTGGTGGTTAAAAAGAAGCGATGTTTCCTGTTTCCTAGATATAAATTTACTTCAACACCTTTTACACTGAAAGATATTCTTCTAGGAGACAGAGAAATTTCTGCAGGTAAGTTTAAATGTCTGTGAGTGACTACCCATTCAGCTGTATCATTGGTAATCTAAACGTAGACTGTATATGCTTCTTATGTttgtaatatttacatatttttattgatgaaAGCAACTTTTATTATTGTGGCAGTAATAATATTATTCAGATTAACAATGCCTAAAGTTTGTATAATATCAAATCTCTCATTGGTTGAATAATTTTCAAGTGAATAAAATTATTTACCATATAATTTAATTACAGTTATTTTAGGAATTATTTCACCAAATCAACTTAGAATATGACATAACAAtatatttcttcatctataaaacgagGGTATTACTTAATCGTACCTATCTCACATGGTCAAATGagatgaaaataatttctatttattttttgattcagtTATTATTGTTGGTAAACTGAAATGTATTATAGGCTAGATTAGGAAATaaattgacattttaacaaaTTTGTTCTTATAAACACTAATTTTCCTCTCAGCTAGCCAGTGGATCATGATGCTTAAGTATTCTGCTAGCTGAACAGAGAATTTGAGTTCATTTAAAGTACTCtgtatatttatttcttcttcttgtcagattaattcaacttctcttttcAATAGTGATTTGAAACGTTGCCTTTCTCAACATTTGGGTAATCAAGTTTTAAATAGTAAACTAACATGTTACTGTACATAATTTACTATAGACGAAttcaagacatttaaaaaatattgatttcttttccttaaaggtATTTCATCTTATCAGTTACTAAATTATGAAGATGAATCAGATGTTTCACTCTATGGAAGGCGAGGCAACCATATTGTGAACGACGTTGGAATTAACATTACTGGATCAGATTCAATTGCAGTAAAAGCTTCATTTGGTGTAGTAACCAAACATGAAGTGGAGGTATCAACATTACTCAATGAAATTACTACACGGTCAGTATAATAAGTCTTAATATACTTTGATgttgtcattaaatattttaattatataaactTCATTACAAAGAATGCTTAAAACATTCATGCTATAGTTTACTATTgtgctttatttatttgatttgtttgaaatactacaaATTAGTAATATATCCAAATTTTGGGTAAGTGTAGATATCCAAAATTATTCTGTTTGAACAGAATATTTAATTGTTCTGCAGAATCGCTTTGGCTCTGCACACATTTGCTAAATTATCAGATTAAAAGAATTCATGAATCTGCTTGCAACAAATATACTAAGAGTCTCTTCCAACAGACTCCTATAATAAGCATgttttaagaaaatggaaaagagaggcagattattaaatttcttttgtGCATTCTTCCTGATTTATATTAGGGCTGCCttgatttacttttaaataagGTAGATCATGAATAATAACACATGATAAGCAAAATATGTATTTGATTATATGTAATTAGATGTTATAGATTCTTGAGAATGtcttctttattttagaaaaattaattttgaccACAGTTTGATACGTCAGTCAAGGAGCAGCAGAAAGGCAGTTTTGTGTGTGGTCATGGAAAGCATTCGAACCACACGACAGTGCTCACTGTCTGTGCACGCTGGAATTCGTGGGGAAGCCATGCGGGTAAACCACATTCATCAAACTTCTCTTACTAAAAAGCTGCAATaggaattttgttttaaagtactCAGCTTATAATTAGACCTGGGTATTTTGTCAAATGTTAAGATTAAAGAGCTGCAGTGTATATAGAATTTTTCAcagtaatgattttattttagaatgtgaaaaaaatccaagaaacTTTGAATTATAAATGTGTAAAATAATGCAAACAGAACACTGATCCTTGTGAAATAATGTGCACAATGGAGTCCCTCCTATtactatttatgtatatattttttaattgaagtatggttgatttacaatgttgtgttagtttctggtgtacagcatagtgattcagttatacattttttaatcattttttcatatt containing:
- the PJVK gene encoding pejvakin, translating into MFAAATKSFVKQVGDGGRLVPVPSLSEADRYQPLSLVVKKKRCFLFPRYKFTSTPFTLKDILLGDREISAGISSYQLLNYEDESDVSLYGRRGNHIVNDVGINITGSDSIAVKASFGVVTKHEVEVSTLLNEITTRKINFDHSLIRQSRSSRKAVLCVVMESIRTTRQCSLSVHAGIRGEAMRFHFMDEQNPKGRDKAIVFPAHTTIAFSVFELFIYLDGAFDLCVTSVSKGGFEREETATFALLYRLRNILFERNRRVMDAISRSQLYLDDLFSDYYDKPLSMSDISLKEGTHIRVNLLNHNIPKGPCILCGMGNFKRETVYGCFQCSVDGQKYVRLHAVPCFDIWHKRMK